The following are from one region of the Amedibacterium intestinale genome:
- the ftsX gene encoding permease-like cell division protein FtsX, whose amino-acid sequence MIRFIESLPKHFVTACISLHRHMAMTISSISAILVTMLLMGVLLLAGGNIDAFTENVEKEVKIHVSIDSLTKDEQIEKLEKEISSFPQVKQVVFSSSEDELNALIENNGAVFSRYKDRNPMPNVFDVEVYKAEDVKMIAKKIESLDGIEKADYGGASIENLISVFEIVRNGAMAVIAALGVLTLFLITHTIRMSIYTRMNEISIMRNVGAENWYIRMPFVFEGMMIGFIGSMIPAAICIAAYSSIFQMLNGYFVSDMFVLKPVAFAYGIGGILLLAGTLVGMFGSFLAASKYLRWRR is encoded by the coding sequence ATGATTAGGTTTATCGAAAGTCTTCCAAAACATTTTGTTACAGCATGTATTTCTTTACATCGTCACATGGCTATGACAATTTCCAGCATTTCTGCAATTTTGGTTACGATGCTTTTGATGGGAGTACTCCTGCTGGCTGGAGGGAATATCGATGCATTTACAGAGAATGTGGAAAAAGAAGTAAAGATTCATGTGTCTATCGATTCTTTAACAAAAGATGAGCAGATTGAAAAGTTAGAAAAAGAAATTTCATCTTTTCCTCAGGTAAAACAAGTTGTTTTTTCCAGCAGTGAAGATGAATTAAATGCTTTGATAGAAAATAATGGAGCGGTTTTTTCACGTTATAAGGATAGAAATCCAATGCCAAATGTTTTTGATGTAGAAGTATATAAGGCAGAAGATGTAAAAATGATTGCAAAGAAAATTGAATCTTTGGATGGAATTGAGAAAGCGGACTATGGAGGAGCTTCAATTGAAAATTTGATTTCTGTATTTGAAATCGTAAGAAATGGCGCTATGGCAGTAATTGCGGCTTTAGGTGTATTAACGTTATTTCTAATAACTCATACGATTCGCATGTCTATTTATACACGTATGAATGAAATTTCCATTATGCGCAATGTAGGTGCAGAAAACTGGTATATTCGTATGCCTTTTGTATTTGAAGGAATGATGATCGGGTTTATAGGTTCTATGATTCCTGCAGCAATATGCATTGCTGCATACAGTTCGATTTTTCAAATGTTAAATGGCTATTTTGTATCAGATATGTTTGTATTAAAACCAGTTGCTTTTGCTTATGGTATTGGTGGAATATTGCTTTTAGCAGGAACATTGGTAGGAATGTTTGGGAGTTTTTTGGCAGCAAGTAAATATTTGAGGTGGCGAAGATGA
- a CDS encoding murein hydrolase activator EnvC family protein, which produces MKKWKLGALMFLVFMFAVSPSASILQAYDFEGNEEEWLNRCSTAQSSQSGAQACEAFKKYYAGQEKELKKEISSLDRQIDKIGNDIEKLNGALKTQEKLIASINKKIEINEANINKINSEIKILDEKILKLQKSIDERNKIIKDRMKDDQAYIGTNMSLEIVMGAQDLTDMVRKMDGLRRIDEADQKEIKIILEEKEKQDLQKKEQVRLKEEQEKTKEDNVKQKKQAEQVKKQKQELIKKFREQEAALDEKMRSVKVDLSTIQDNIISISSGFDFSGNATLAKPVNGSISAHSFYYPDGSVHLGLDVAVPLLTPIYAPGNGIILYANNPVSTNSGYIGNTTGYPSGTGNSIHMLTQANGTTYALSFFHMAQENFAVRAGQSVKKGQLLGLSGNTGNTTGPHCHLEVINLGKMSIAQAVSQFQATADFSWGNGWGNTGLSGICDVKGAPCREHPEKIYGY; this is translated from the coding sequence ATGAAAAAATGGAAATTAGGTGCATTGATGTTTCTGGTTTTTATGTTTGCAGTATCACCTTCTGCTTCAATCCTTCAAGCATATGATTTTGAAGGAAATGAAGAAGAATGGCTCAATCGCTGTTCAACGGCACAGTCATCGCAGTCAGGTGCACAAGCCTGTGAAGCGTTTAAAAAATATTATGCGGGACAGGAAAAAGAGCTGAAAAAAGAAATCAGTTCTTTAGATAGGCAAATTGATAAAATTGGAAATGATATTGAAAAGTTAAATGGTGCACTAAAAACACAGGAAAAATTAATTGCATCCATTAATAAAAAAATTGAAATTAATGAAGCGAATATAAATAAAATCAATAGTGAAATTAAAATCTTAGATGAAAAAATTTTAAAACTGCAAAAATCAATTGATGAAAGAAACAAGATCATCAAAGACCGTATGAAAGATGATCAGGCATATATTGGTACAAATATGAGTTTGGAGATTGTGATGGGGGCACAAGATCTAACAGATATGGTTCGTAAAATGGATGGACTAAGACGAATTGATGAAGCAGATCAAAAAGAAATTAAGATTATTTTAGAAGAAAAGGAAAAACAGGATCTGCAGAAAAAAGAGCAGGTACGTTTAAAAGAGGAACAGGAAAAAACAAAAGAAGATAATGTAAAACAGAAAAAACAGGCAGAACAGGTAAAGAAACAGAAACAGGAACTTATAAAAAAGTTTAGGGAACAGGAAGCAGCACTGGATGAAAAAATGCGTTCTGTTAAAGTAGACTTATCGACGATTCAGGATAACATAATTTCTATTTCTAGCGGGTTTGATTTTTCTGGCAATGCAACATTGGCAAAACCGGTAAATGGTTCTATTTCTGCACATAGTTTCTATTATCCAGATGGCTCTGTTCATTTAGGACTTGATGTGGCAGTTCCACTGCTTACTCCTATATATGCACCTGGAAATGGTATTATTTTATATGCCAACAATCCAGTTTCAACAAACAGCGGGTATATCGGAAATACGACCGGCTATCCTTCGGGTACTGGAAATTCTATTCATATGCTGACACAGGCAAATGGTACTACATATGCATTATCATTTTTCCATATGGCACAGGAAAATTTTGCTGTTCGTGCAGGACAGAGTGTAAAAAAAGGCCAGCTATTAGGGTTAAGTGGAAATACAGGGAATACAACAGGACCACATTGCCATTTGGAAGTTATTAATCTTGGAAAGATGAGCATTGCACAGGCGGTATCTCAATTTCAGGCTACAGCTGATTTTTCCTGGGGAAATGGCTGGGGGAATACAGGTTTATCTGGTATCTGTGATGTAAAAGGAGCTCCTTGCAGAGAGCATCCAGAAAAAATTTATGGGTATTAG
- the ftsE gene encoding cell division ATP-binding protein FtsE produces MIVLENISKEYKNGVHALRDVTLTIEDGEFVYIIGPTGSGKSTMIKLLDGEEIPTSGRVLVENTDVGKLKHSKVPIYRRNIGVVFQDYRLLPRLTVFENIAFALEVIGMKKVDIRRRVREVLELVSLEDKAKSFPSELSGGQQQRAAIGRAIANHPKVLIADEPTGNLDPQKSKEIMELLEKINEVENTTIVMVTHDSTIVDRYKKRTICLEEGYVVADIMKGGYLKHD; encoded by the coding sequence ATGATCGTTTTAGAAAATATATCAAAAGAATATAAAAATGGCGTGCATGCGTTAAGGGATGTAACTTTAACAATTGAAGATGGAGAGTTTGTATATATCATTGGTCCTACAGGAAGTGGAAAATCTACGATGATAAAATTGCTGGATGGGGAAGAAATTCCAACTTCTGGAAGAGTGCTGGTGGAGAATACAGATGTTGGAAAACTGAAACATTCCAAAGTCCCTATTTATCGAAGAAATATCGGTGTTGTTTTTCAGGATTATCGTTTGCTGCCAAGATTAACAGTATTTGAAAATATTGCATTTGCTTTGGAAGTTATCGGTATGAAAAAAGTAGATATACGACGTCGTGTAAGAGAAGTTTTAGAACTTGTATCGCTGGAAGATAAAGCAAAATCATTTCCTAGTGAATTAAGTGGTGGACAGCAGCAAAGAGCAGCTATTGGACGTGCGATTGCGAATCATCCAAAAGTTTTGATTGCGGATGAACCAACAGGAAATCTTGACCCGCAGAAATCAAAGGAAATTATGGAACTGCTGGAAAAAATCAATGAAGTAGAAAATACAACGATTGTTATGGTTACACATGACAGCACGATTGTTGATCGTTATAAAAAACGTACGATATGTCTGGAAGAAGGATATGTTGTCGCAGATATTATGAAGGGAGGCTATTTAAAACATGATTAG
- the ftsX gene encoding permease-like cell division protein FtsX — translation MISFFRALPKHIKTAFLSIFRHLAMSLSAISAVTVTLVLFAVFLIIAGNVSLFANNIENDVSIHVVLKENIEKQKDIEQAEQEIKQINGVRRVKFSDKDAELELMIKERGEELEMYRGKENPLSNAFFVYVNNADNVEKVTEEIKKLDFVSDAVYGGSSVKQMVQIINMVRTGGSIGVLLLTLLALFLISNTIKMTIYARNTEISIMRNVGAANWYIKVPFMLEGMIIGLLGSILPCLFVYFGYPYLYEVMGGQLVTSMFSLKEAVPFVAQVCGALTLFGMLVGLIGSFFSTGKYLRWKR, via the coding sequence ATGATTAGTTTTTTCAGAGCTCTTCCTAAGCATATTAAAACAGCTTTTTTAAGTATATTTCGACACTTGGCAATGTCTTTATCAGCCATTAGTGCAGTAACGGTAACTTTGGTGCTGTTTGCGGTATTTTTGATTATTGCAGGTAATGTATCGCTTTTTGCGAATAACATTGAAAATGATGTAAGCATACATGTTGTATTGAAGGAAAACATTGAAAAACAAAAAGATATTGAGCAGGCAGAACAGGAAATTAAACAAATCAATGGTGTTCGCAGAGTAAAATTTTCAGATAAAGATGCGGAATTGGAATTGATGATCAAAGAACGCGGGGAAGAACTTGAAATGTACAGAGGGAAAGAAAATCCTTTAAGCAATGCTTTCTTTGTGTATGTAAATAATGCGGATAATGTTGAAAAAGTGACAGAAGAGATTAAGAAACTAGACTTTGTGAGTGATGCGGTATATGGGGGCAGTAGTGTTAAACAAATGGTTCAAATCATAAATATGGTTCGAACAGGTGGAAGCATTGGTGTTTTGTTGTTGACTTTGCTGGCGCTCTTTCTGATTTCCAATACGATAAAAATGACCATTTATGCAAGAAATACAGAGATTTCCATTATGCGAAATGTTGGGGCAGCCAATTGGTATATCAAAGTTCCTTTTATGCTGGAAGGTATGATAATTGGACTTCTTGGTTCCATTCTTCCATGTTTGTTTGTGTATTTTGGATATCCGTATTTATACGAAGTGATGGGTGGACAGCTTGTAACCTCTATGTTTAGTTTAAAAGAAGCAGTTCCATTTGTGGCACAGGTATGTGGTGCTTTGACTTTGTTTGGAATGCTTGTCGGCTTGATTGGAAGTTTCTTCTCTACGGGAAAATATTTACGTTGGAAAAGATAA
- the rplK gene encoding 50S ribosomal protein L11, producing the protein MSKKVAKVCKLQFPAGGARPGPALASAGINMPQFCTAFNDATKDRGGDMVPVIITAYEDKSFDFVLKTTPAAIMIKKAAGIKKASGNQKDICGKITVDQLREIAEYKMPDLNANDVEAAMRIVAGTAKNMGVEVEGFE; encoded by the coding sequence GTGAGTAAGAAAGTTGCAAAAGTATGTAAACTTCAGTTCCCTGCAGGAGGGGCTAGACCGGGACCAGCATTGGCATCTGCCGGAATCAATATGCCACAGTTCTGTACAGCATTTAATGATGCTACAAAAGATCGTGGTGGAGATATGGTACCAGTTATCATCACTGCATACGAAGACAAAAGTTTTGATTTCGTATTAAAAACAACTCCAGCTGCAATCATGATCAAAAAAGCTGCTGGAATCAAAAAAGCTTCTGGAAACCAGAAAGATATCTGCGGTAAAATCACAGTTGATCAGTTACGTGAAATCGCTGAATACAAAATGCCTGACTTGAACGCTAACGATGTTGAAGCTGCTATGCGTATTGTTGCTGGTACAGCTAAAAACATGGGTGTTGAAGTAGAAGGTTTTGAATAG
- the rplA gene encoding 50S ribosomal protein L1 has protein sequence MAKVGKKYAEAAKKVDRSKTYSVAEAVKLAKETNTAKFDASVEVSFKLNVDPRHADQQIRGAMVLPHGTGKTQRVCVITQGPKEQEAKDAGADFVGGKELLEDIQKGWFDFDVIVATPNMMGELGKLGRVLGPKGLMPNPKTGTVTMDVAKAVEDIKKGKVEYRVDKEGNINLMIGKVSFDDEKLVDNFNAIYNTIVKARPAAVKGAFIKNLVLSTTMGPGIHVEIVK, from the coding sequence ATGGCAAAAGTAGGAAAAAAATATGCTGAAGCTGCTAAAAAAGTCGACCGCTCTAAAACTTATTCAGTAGCGGAAGCTGTAAAATTAGCAAAAGAAACAAACACAGCTAAATTTGACGCTTCAGTTGAAGTTAGCTTTAAATTAAATGTTGATCCACGTCATGCAGATCAGCAGATTCGTGGAGCAATGGTATTACCACATGGTACTGGTAAAACACAGCGTGTATGTGTTATCACACAGGGACCTAAAGAACAGGAAGCAAAAGATGCTGGTGCAGATTTTGTAGGTGGTAAAGAATTATTAGAAGATATCCAGAAAGGTTGGTTTGACTTCGATGTTATCGTTGCAACTCCAAACATGATGGGTGAACTTGGTAAATTGGGACGTGTTTTAGGACCTAAAGGTTTGATGCCAAACCCTAAAACTGGAACAGTTACTATGGATGTAGCAAAAGCTGTTGAAGATATTAAAAAAGGTAAAGTTGAATACCGTGTTGATAAAGAAGGTAACATCAATCTTATGATTGGTAAAGTTAGCTTCGATGATGAAAAACTAGTTGATAACTTTAATGCTATCTACAACACAATCGTTAAAGCTCGTCCAGCTGCAGTAAAAGGTGCTTTCATTAAGAACCTTGTACTTTCTACAACAATGGGTCCTGGAATCCATGTAGAAATTGTCAAATAA
- the rplJ gene encoding 50S ribosomal protein L10, translated as MNQAIIENKKAIVSEIAQKMKESDSTVVVEYRGLSVAEVTQLRRDLRAEGVEFKVYKNSLAQRAAEEVGANDLLKDLTGPNAIAFGSDAVAPARVLAKFAKDHDKLVLKSGIVEGKVVDVNVIKELSSLPNREGMLSMLLSCLQSPVRGFACAVKAVADNKEGSEAAAE; from the coding sequence ATGAACCAGGCAATTATCGAAAACAAAAAAGCGATCGTTTCTGAAATTGCTCAGAAAATGAAAGAGTCTGATTCAACTGTAGTTGTAGAATACCGTGGACTAAGCGTTGCGGAAGTAACTCAGCTACGTAGAGATCTTCGCGCAGAAGGTGTAGAGTTCAAAGTTTATAAAAACTCTTTAGCTCAGCGCGCTGCGGAAGAAGTTGGTGCTAACGACTTGCTAAAAGACTTGACTGGTCCTAACGCAATTGCGTTTGGTAGCGATGCAGTTGCTCCTGCACGTGTACTTGCTAAATTTGCGAAAGACCACGATAAACTTGTATTGAAAAGCGGTATTGTTGAAGGTAAAGTTGTTGATGTTAATGTTATCAAAGAACTTTCAAGCTTGCCAAACCGCGAAGGTATGTTGTCTATGTTGCTGAGCTGCTTACAGTCTCCAGTACGTGGATTTGCATGCGCTGTTAAAGCTGTTGCTGACAATAAAGAAGGAAGCGAAGCTGCTGCTGAATAG
- the rplL gene encoding 50S ribosomal protein L7/L12 produces MAKLTHEEILAYLEEATILELNELVKAIEEKFGVTAAAPVAVAAAAPEAAAGPSEVTVTLTDVGGTKVAVIKAVREITGLGLVEAKGMVDKVPSVIKENISPEEAEEIKKKLMDAGASVEVK; encoded by the coding sequence ATGGCTAAATTAACACATGAAGAAATTCTTGCTTACTTAGAAGAAGCTACAATCTTAGAACTTAACGAATTAGTAAAAGCAATCGAAGAAAAATTCGGAGTTACTGCTGCTGCTCCAGTTGCTGTAGCTGCTGCTGCTCCAGAAGCTGCTGCTGGTCCAAGCGAAGTAACTGTTACTTTAACAGATGTTGGTGGAACTAAAGTTGCTGTAATCAAAGCAGTACGTGAAATCACTGGTTTAGGATTAGTTGAAGCTAAAGGAATGGTAGATAAAGTTCCTAGCGTAATCAAAGAAAACATCAGCCCTGAAGAAGCAGAAGAAATCAAGAAAAAATTGATGGATGCTGGTGCTAGCGTAGAAGTTAAATAA
- a CDS encoding class I SAM-dependent methyltransferase, with amino-acid sequence MNHYFTDNRHLAENRKEISFRFWCITYSFISDNGVFSKDNIDFGTKVFLDTLLKREEMGNRILDVGCGYGPIGIIVKKTYPDKRVEMVDVNPRAVLLAKENAQRNNVDVYAHESNIYEQVDGKDYTDILTNPPIRAGKSVIYKIFEEAYERLCKDGSLWVVIRKQQGANSAVKKINEIFGNCDIVNKEKGYFILKAKKY; translated from the coding sequence ATGAATCATTATTTCACAGATAATCGTCATTTAGCTGAAAACCGGAAGGAGATTTCTTTCCGGTTTTGGTGTATTACCTATTCGTTTATAAGTGATAACGGTGTGTTCTCTAAAGATAATATAGACTTTGGTACGAAAGTATTTTTAGATACTTTATTAAAAAGAGAAGAGATGGGAAATCGCATTTTAGATGTTGGATGCGGTTATGGACCTATTGGTATCATTGTGAAAAAAACATATCCAGATAAAAGAGTAGAAATGGTGGATGTCAATCCACGTGCAGTTTTGCTTGCAAAAGAGAATGCGCAAAGAAATAATGTAGATGTATATGCGCATGAATCAAATATTTACGAGCAGGTAGATGGGAAAGATTATACAGACATTCTTACCAATCCACCTATTCGAGCAGGGAAAAGTGTTATTTATAAAATTTTTGAAGAGGCGTATGAGCGATTATGTAAAGATGGCTCTTTATGGGTCGTTATTCGTAAACAGCAGGGAGCGAATAGTGCAGTAAAAAAAATAAATGAGATTTTTGGGAATTGTGACATTGTGAATAAAGAAAAAGGATATTTTATATTAAAAGCGAAAAAATATTGA